One Leclercia pneumoniae genomic region harbors:
- a CDS encoding peptidoglycan glycosyltransferase FtsI, which produces MRAAAKALKPKRQEEQASFISWRFALLCGCILLALGFLLGRVAWLQIIAPDMLVRQGDMRSLRVQEVSTSRGLITDRSGRPLAVSVPVKAIWADPKELHDAGGISLDNRWKALSDALKMPLDQLAARVNANPKGRFIYLARQVNPDMADYIKKLKLPGIHLREESRRYYPSGEVTAHLIGFTNVDSQGIEGVEKSFDKWLTGQPGERIVRKDRYGRVIEDISSTDSQAAHNLALSIDERLQALVYRELNNAVAFNKAESGSAVLVDVSTGEVLAMASSPSYNPNNFAGTAKDAMRNRSITDVFEPGSTVKPMVVMTALQRGIVNENTVLNTVPYRINGHEIKDVARYSELTLTGVLQKSSNVGVSKLALAMPSSALVETYSRFGLGKATNLGLVGERSGLYPQKQRWSDIERATFSFGYGLMVTPLQLARVYATIGSYGIYRPLSITKVDPPVSGERVFPESIVRTVVHMMESVALPGGGGVKAAIKGYRIAIKTGTAKKVGPDGRYINKYIAYTAGVAPASNPRFALVVVINDPQAGKYYGGAVSAPVFGAIMGGVLRTMNIEPDALATGEKSEFVINQGEGTGGRS; this is translated from the coding sequence ATGAGAGCAGCGGCAAAAGCGCTAAAACCAAAACGTCAGGAAGAACAGGCCAGCTTTATCAGCTGGCGTTTTGCGTTGTTATGCGGCTGTATCTTACTGGCGCTGGGCTTTCTGCTGGGACGAGTGGCGTGGCTACAGATCATCGCACCGGACATGCTGGTACGTCAGGGGGACATGCGCTCCCTTCGCGTACAAGAGGTCTCGACATCACGAGGGTTGATCACCGATCGTTCTGGTCGTCCGCTGGCCGTCAGCGTGCCGGTAAAAGCGATCTGGGCCGATCCGAAGGAGCTGCATGACGCCGGCGGGATCTCTCTGGATAACCGCTGGAAAGCCCTCTCTGACGCGCTCAAAATGCCGCTGGATCAGCTCGCCGCGCGGGTGAATGCCAACCCGAAAGGGCGATTCATCTATCTGGCGCGCCAGGTCAATCCTGATATGGCTGATTACATTAAAAAGCTGAAACTGCCGGGGATCCATCTGCGTGAAGAGTCACGCCGTTACTATCCGTCAGGGGAAGTCACCGCTCACCTCATCGGCTTTACCAATGTGGATAGCCAGGGTATTGAAGGCGTCGAGAAGAGTTTCGATAAATGGCTCACCGGCCAGCCTGGCGAGCGTATCGTGCGTAAAGACCGCTATGGCCGCGTCATTGAAGATATCTCCTCTACCGATAGCCAGGCGGCACACAACCTCGCCCTTAGCATCGATGAGCGTCTGCAGGCGCTGGTTTACCGTGAGCTGAATAACGCCGTCGCTTTCAACAAAGCTGAATCAGGTAGCGCTGTGCTGGTCGACGTCAGCACCGGCGAAGTGCTGGCGATGGCCAGCAGTCCTTCCTATAACCCGAACAATTTCGCCGGTACCGCCAAAGACGCAATGCGTAACCGGTCCATTACCGACGTGTTTGAACCGGGTTCAACCGTGAAGCCTATGGTCGTCATGACCGCCCTGCAACGCGGTATCGTCAATGAAAATACGGTGCTGAACACGGTTCCTTATCGAATTAACGGCCACGAAATCAAAGACGTGGCGCGCTACAGCGAATTGACCCTGACCGGGGTTCTGCAGAAGTCGAGTAACGTCGGTGTTTCTAAGCTGGCGTTAGCGATGCCGTCCTCAGCGTTAGTAGAAACTTACTCACGTTTTGGGCTAGGAAAGGCGACCAATTTGGGGTTGGTCGGAGAACGCAGTGGCTTATATCCTCAAAAACAACGGTGGTCTGACATAGAGAGGGCCACCTTCTCTTTCGGCTACGGGCTAATGGTAACCCCGTTACAGTTAGCGCGAGTCTACGCAACGATTGGCAGCTATGGCATCTATCGTCCGCTGTCGATTACCAAAGTTGATCCCCCGGTCTCCGGCGAGCGTGTCTTTCCGGAGTCTATCGTACGTACGGTTGTGCATATGATGGAGAGCGTGGCGCTGCCAGGCGGCGGCGGGGTCAAAGCCGCAATTAAAGGCTATCGTATCGCGATTAAGACCGGTACAGCGAAAAAAGTAGGGCCGGACGGTCGCTACATTAATAAATACATTGCCTATACCGCAGGTGTAGCGCCTGCAAGCAATCCGCGTTTTGCGCTGGTGGTAGTAATTAACGATCCACAGGCGGGTAAATACTACGGTGGCGCCGTTTCCGCGCCGGTGTTTGGTGCCATCATGGGCGGCGTTTTACGTACCATGAACATCGAACCGGATGCGCTGGCAACGGGCGAGAAAAGTGAATTTGTAATTAATCAAGGTGAGGGAACAGGTGGCAGATCGTAA
- the ilvI gene encoding acetolactate synthase 3 large subunit, with amino-acid sequence MEMLSGAEMVVRSLIDQGVKQVFGYPGGAVLDIYDALHTVGGIDHVLVRHEQAAVHMADGLARATGEVGVVLVTSGPGATNAITGIATAYMDSIPLVILSGQVATSLIGYDAFQECDMVGISRPVVKHSFLVKQTEDIPGVLKKAFWLAASGRPGPVVVDLPKDILNPANKLPYVWPDSVSMRSYNPTTQGHKGQIKRALQTLLAAKKPVVYVGGGAINAHCEEPLRELIEKLNLPVASSLMGLGAFPATHRQALGMLGMHGTYEANMTMHNSDVIFAVGVRFDDRTTNNLAKYCPNATVLHIDIDPTSISKTVAADVPIVGDARQVLLQMLELLPQETTTQPLDDIRDWWLQIEQWRTRQCLKYDTQSEHIKPQAVIETIWRLTNGDAYVTSDVGQHQMFAALYYPFDKPRRWINSGGLGTMGFGLPAALGVKMALPAETVVCVTGDGSIQMNIQELSTALQYDLPVLVLNLNNGYLGMVKQWQDMIYSGRHSHSYMKSLPDFVRLAEAYGHVGIRVSDPAELEAKLAQALEQVKNNRLVFVDVIVDGTEHVYPMHIRGGGMDEMWLSKTERT; translated from the coding sequence ATGGAGATGTTGTCTGGCGCCGAAATGGTCGTCCGGTCGTTAATCGATCAGGGCGTGAAGCAAGTGTTCGGTTATCCTGGGGGCGCAGTCCTCGATATTTACGATGCACTACATACCGTTGGCGGTATTGACCACGTGCTGGTGCGCCACGAGCAGGCGGCGGTGCATATGGCTGATGGACTGGCGCGCGCGACCGGCGAAGTGGGCGTGGTGCTTGTCACTTCTGGCCCTGGGGCAACCAATGCCATTACCGGGATTGCCACCGCCTATATGGACTCTATCCCGCTGGTGATCCTCTCCGGCCAGGTCGCGACATCGCTGATAGGTTATGATGCCTTTCAGGAGTGTGACATGGTTGGGATCTCCCGGCCGGTGGTCAAGCACAGCTTCCTGGTGAAACAGACGGAAGACATTCCGGGCGTGCTGAAAAAGGCATTCTGGCTGGCGGCCAGCGGCCGTCCTGGCCCGGTCGTGGTGGATCTGCCAAAAGATATCCTCAACCCGGCGAATAAGCTGCCGTACGTCTGGCCTGATTCGGTCAGTATGCGCTCTTATAATCCGACAACCCAGGGACACAAAGGGCAGATTAAGCGCGCCCTGCAAACGCTGCTGGCGGCGAAAAAACCGGTTGTCTATGTCGGTGGCGGGGCCATTAATGCCCATTGTGAAGAGCCGTTGCGTGAGCTGATTGAAAAGCTCAACCTGCCGGTAGCCTCTTCACTGATGGGATTAGGGGCATTTCCGGCCACCCATCGTCAGGCGTTGGGGATGCTTGGCATGCACGGCACCTATGAAGCCAACATGACGATGCACAACTCCGATGTGATTTTCGCCGTCGGGGTTCGCTTTGATGATCGCACCACCAATAACCTCGCGAAATATTGTCCGAACGCGACCGTACTGCATATCGATATCGATCCCACCTCGATCTCTAAAACCGTCGCGGCGGACGTTCCGATTGTGGGCGATGCGCGCCAGGTGCTGCTGCAGATGCTGGAGCTACTGCCGCAGGAGACAACCACGCAGCCGCTCGACGACATACGTGACTGGTGGCTGCAGATCGAACAGTGGCGTACGCGTCAGTGTCTGAAATACGACACGCAAAGCGAGCACATCAAACCGCAGGCGGTAATCGAAACGATCTGGCGTCTGACAAACGGTGATGCTTATGTCACCTCAGACGTGGGTCAGCACCAGATGTTTGCGGCACTCTACTATCCGTTTGATAAACCTCGCCGCTGGATTAACTCTGGCGGTCTGGGAACCATGGGCTTTGGCCTGCCCGCCGCGCTGGGTGTGAAGATGGCGCTGCCAGCGGAAACCGTCGTTTGCGTGACGGGTGATGGCAGTATCCAGATGAATATTCAGGAGCTCTCCACGGCGCTGCAATATGACCTTCCGGTGCTGGTGTTAAACCTTAACAATGGCTATCTGGGGATGGTGAAGCAGTGGCAGGACATGATCTACTCGGGCCGCCACTCTCATTCATATATGAAGTCACTGCCTGATTTCGTTCGTCTGGCAGAAGCCTATGGCCACGTTGGGATCCGGGTTTCCGACCCGGCAGAGCTGGAAGCGAAGCTCGCGCAAGCGCTTGAACAGGTGAAAAACAATCGCCTGGTGTTTGTCGATGTGATCGTAGACGGCACTGAACACGTCTATCCGATGCACATTCGCGGAGGCGGAATGGATGAAATGTGGTTAAGCAAAACGGAGAGAACCTGA
- the leuL gene encoding leu operon leader peptide: protein MRVSSTTKSISHLTEARFMIRSIRFTGLLLLNASIVRGRLADEIQR from the coding sequence ATGCGCGTATCCAGTACCACTAAAAGCATATCGCATTTAACCGAGGCTAGATTCATGATCCGCAGCATTCGTTTCACCGGTCTACTACTACTAAACGCATCCATTGTGCGCGGTAGACTGGCGGACGAAATTCAGCGTTGA
- the leuA gene encoding 2-isopropylmalate synthase, with product MSQQVIIFDTTLRDGEQALQASLSVKEKLQIALALERMGVDVMEVGFPVSSPGDFESVQTIARTIKNSRVCGLARCVEKDIDVAAESLKVAEAFRIHTFIATSPMHIATKLRSTLDEVIERSIYMVKRARNYTDDVEFSCEDAGRTPIADLARVVEAAISAGATTINIPDTVGYTMPFEFSNIITGLYERVPNIDKAIISVHTHDDLGLAVGNAIAAVHAGARQVEGAMNGIGERAGNCSLEEVIMAIKVRKDIMNVHTRINHNEIWRTSQTVSQICNMPIPANKAIVGTGAFAHSSGIHQDGVLKNRENYEIMTPESIGLNQVQLNLTSRSGRAAVKHRMEEMGYKEADYNMDQLYDAFLKLADKKGQVFDYDLEALAFINKQQEEPEHFRLDYFSVQSGSSDIATASVKLACGEEVKAEAANGNGPVDAIYQAINRITDYDIELVKYGLSAKGHGKDALGQVDIVVNYNGRRFHGVGLATDIVESSAKAMVHVLNNIWRAAEVEKELQRKAQNKENNKETV from the coding sequence ATGAGCCAGCAAGTCATTATTTTCGATACGACCTTACGTGATGGTGAACAGGCATTACAGGCCAGCCTGAGTGTTAAAGAAAAACTGCAGATTGCTCTGGCCCTCGAACGTATGGGCGTAGATGTCATGGAAGTGGGTTTCCCGGTCTCCTCACCGGGTGATTTTGAATCTGTACAGACCATCGCCCGCACGATCAAAAACAGCCGGGTTTGTGGTCTGGCGCGCTGTGTAGAAAAGGATATCGACGTCGCTGCCGAGTCGCTGAAAGTGGCTGAAGCTTTCCGTATCCATACCTTTATCGCCACCTCGCCAATGCACATTGCAACCAAATTGCGTAGTACGCTGGACGAAGTGATTGAGCGCTCCATCTATATGGTAAAACGCGCCCGTAATTACACTGATGACGTGGAATTCTCATGCGAAGACGCGGGCCGCACCCCAATTGCTGACCTGGCGCGCGTCGTCGAAGCCGCCATCAGCGCAGGCGCAACCACCATCAATATCCCGGATACCGTCGGCTATACCATGCCGTTCGAGTTCTCCAATATCATCACCGGGCTGTATGAGCGTGTGCCTAACATCGACAAAGCCATCATCTCTGTGCATACCCACGACGACCTGGGCCTGGCCGTAGGTAACGCCATTGCCGCCGTCCACGCGGGTGCCCGCCAGGTTGAAGGCGCGATGAACGGTATCGGCGAGCGCGCCGGTAACTGTTCACTGGAAGAGGTCATCATGGCCATCAAGGTGCGCAAAGACATCATGAATGTGCACACCCGCATCAATCACAACGAAATCTGGCGTACCAGCCAGACGGTCAGCCAGATCTGCAACATGCCGATCCCGGCGAACAAAGCCATCGTCGGCACCGGCGCCTTTGCCCACTCATCGGGCATTCACCAGGATGGCGTGCTGAAAAATCGCGAAAACTACGAAATCATGACCCCGGAATCCATCGGGCTGAATCAAGTGCAGTTGAACCTGACCTCCCGTTCCGGCCGTGCGGCGGTGAAACACCGTATGGAAGAGATGGGTTACAAAGAGGCCGACTACAACATGGATCAGCTGTATGACGCGTTCCTGAAGCTGGCGGATAAAAAAGGTCAGGTATTCGATTACGATCTGGAAGCTTTGGCGTTTATTAATAAGCAGCAAGAGGAACCAGAGCACTTCCGTCTGGATTACTTCAGCGTGCAGTCGGGCTCCAGCGATATTGCCACCGCCTCCGTCAAACTGGCCTGTGGTGAAGAAGTGAAAGCCGAAGCGGCTAACGGAAACGGCCCGGTCGATGCGATCTATCAGGCCATCAACCGCATCACCGACTATGACATTGAGCTGGTGAAATACGGTTTAAGCGCCAAAGGTCACGGCAAAGATGCGCTGGGTCAGGTAGACATCGTGGTCAACTACAACGGCCGTCGCTTCCACGGCGTAGGTCTGGCGACCGATATCGTCGAATCCTCCGCGAAGGCGATGGTGCATGTCCTGAACAACATCTGGCGCGCCGCTGAGGTCGAGAAAGAGTTACAACGCAAAGCTCAGAATAAAGAGAACAATAAGGAAACCGTGTAA
- the leuO gene encoding transcriptional regulator LeuO — MTVKMDMCDENSEKAPQNENTKPQLRTVDLNLLTVFDAVMQEQNITRAAHALGMSQPAVSNAVARLKVMFNDELFVRYGRGIQPTARAYQLFASVRQALQLVQNELPGSGFEPLVSERIFHLCVCSPLDNYLTSIIYNKVGEIAPNIQLVFKSSLNQNTEHQLRYQETEFVIGYEEFRRPEFSCVPLFKDEMVLVSSKKHPRLHGTLHESDIYNEQHAVVALDRYASFSQPWYDTPDKQASVAYQGMAMVSVLNIVSQTHLVAIAPRWLAEKFAEPLSLRIQALPLQLNTRTCYLSWHEAAGRDKGHQWMEELLVNVCHR, encoded by the coding sequence ATGACAGTGAAGATGGATATGTGTGACGAAAATAGTGAAAAAGCACCGCAGAATGAGAATACTAAACCTCAGTTGCGTACCGTGGATCTTAATCTGCTTACCGTCTTTGATGCGGTAATGCAGGAGCAAAATATTACCCGGGCGGCACATGCCCTGGGGATGTCGCAACCGGCAGTAAGTAATGCGGTTGCAAGACTTAAAGTCATGTTTAATGATGAATTATTTGTAAGGTACGGCAGAGGGATTCAGCCCACCGCCCGTGCGTACCAGCTATTTGCTTCGGTGCGACAAGCGCTGCAACTGGTGCAAAATGAACTACCGGGTTCCGGTTTTGAGCCGTTAGTTAGCGAACGTATTTTCCATCTCTGTGTATGCAGCCCGCTGGATAATTATTTAACCTCGATTATTTATAATAAAGTGGGTGAGATCGCCCCCAATATTCAACTTGTCTTCAAGTCCTCTCTCAATCAAAACACAGAACATCAGCTGCGTTATCAGGAGACGGAGTTTGTTATTGGTTATGAAGAGTTTCGTCGTCCGGAATTCTCCTGCGTGCCTTTATTCAAAGATGAAATGGTTCTGGTATCCAGTAAAAAACATCCGCGTCTGCATGGCACGCTGCATGAAAGCGATATTTATAATGAGCAGCACGCCGTTGTTGCCCTGGACAGATATGCCTCCTTCAGTCAGCCGTGGTATGACACGCCGGATAAACAAGCCAGCGTTGCTTATCAGGGCATGGCAATGGTTAGTGTATTAAATATTGTGTCGCAAACACATCTGGTCGCTATCGCTCCGCGCTGGCTGGCTGAGAAATTTGCCGAACCGCTGAGCTTACGTATTCAGGCGTTGCCTCTGCAGTTGAATACGCGGACCTGTTATCTCTCCTGGCATGAAGCGGCGGGGCGCGATAAAGGTCATCAGTGGATGGAAGAGTTATTAGTGAATGTCTGTCACCGCTAA
- the cra gene encoding catabolite repressor/activator, with translation MKLDEIARLAGVSRTTASYVINGKAKQYRVSDKTVEKVMAVVREHNYHPNAVAAGLRAGRTRSIGLVIPDLENTSYTRIANYLERQARQRGYQLLIACSEDQPDNEMRCIDHLLQRQVDAIIVSTSLPPEHPFYQRWANDPLPIVALDRALDREHFTSVVGADQDDAEMLAAELRTFPAEKVLYLGALPELSVSYLREQGFRTAWKDDPRKVEFLYANSYEREASAQLFEKWLETHEMPQALFTTSFALLQGVMDVTLRREGKLPSDLAIATFGDNELLDFLQCPVLAVAQRHRDVAERVLEIVLASLDEPRKPKPGLTRIRRNLYRRGVLSRV, from the coding sequence GTGAAACTGGATGAAATCGCCCGGCTCGCCGGCGTGTCACGAACTACGGCAAGCTATGTGATTAACGGTAAAGCGAAGCAATATCGTGTGAGCGATAAGACCGTTGAGAAAGTCATGGCAGTGGTTCGTGAACATAACTACCATCCGAATGCCGTAGCGGCGGGTTTACGCGCCGGACGCACCCGTTCAATAGGTCTGGTCATTCCGGATCTGGAAAACACCAGCTACACCCGTATTGCAAATTATCTGGAACGTCAGGCGCGCCAGCGTGGCTATCAGCTGCTTATCGCCTGCTCGGAAGATCAGCCTGATAACGAAATGCGCTGTATCGATCATCTGCTGCAGCGTCAGGTTGATGCGATCATTGTTTCAACCTCCCTGCCACCGGAGCACCCTTTTTATCAGCGTTGGGCTAACGATCCGCTGCCGATTGTCGCTCTGGATCGTGCGCTGGATCGCGAACATTTCACCAGCGTTGTGGGAGCGGATCAGGACGACGCCGAAATGCTGGCGGCAGAGCTGCGTACCTTCCCGGCAGAGAAAGTCCTCTATCTGGGCGCGTTGCCAGAGCTATCCGTCAGCTACCTGCGTGAACAGGGCTTCCGGACCGCATGGAAAGACGATCCGCGCAAAGTGGAGTTCCTCTATGCCAATAGCTATGAACGTGAAGCCTCTGCGCAGCTTTTTGAGAAGTGGCTAGAGACGCACGAGATGCCGCAGGCGCTCTTTACCACCTCTTTTGCCCTGTTGCAGGGGGTGATGGACGTGACGCTGCGTCGTGAAGGCAAATTACCCTCGGATCTGGCTATCGCCACCTTTGGGGATAATGAACTGCTCGATTTCCTGCAGTGCCCGGTACTGGCCGTTGCCCAGCGCCACCGCGATGTGGCGGAACGAGTACTGGAAATCGTGCTGGCAAGCCTGGATGAGCCGCGCAAACCTAAACCGGGATTAACCCGTATTCGGCGTAATCTTTATCGCCGTGGTGTACTCAGCCGCGTGTAA
- the ilvN gene encoding acetolactate synthase small subunit, producing MRRILSVLLENESGALSRVIGLFAQRGYNIESLTVAPTDDPTLSRMTIQTVGDAKVLEQIEKQLHKLVDVLRVSELGQGAHVEREIMLVKVQATGYGREEVKRNAEIFRGQIIDVTPSIYTVQLAGTSDKLDAFLASVRDVAKIVEVARSGVVGLSRGDKVMR from the coding sequence ATGCGCCGGATATTATCTGTCTTACTGGAAAACGAGTCTGGGGCCTTATCGAGAGTCATCGGGCTTTTCGCACAGCGCGGCTACAATATTGAAAGCCTTACCGTGGCGCCCACCGACGATCCTACCCTCTCGCGGATGACCATTCAGACCGTAGGCGATGCCAAAGTGCTGGAGCAGATCGAAAAGCAACTGCATAAGCTGGTGGATGTACTGCGCGTGAGCGAGCTGGGGCAGGGAGCCCATGTTGAACGGGAAATCATGCTGGTAAAAGTTCAGGCCACCGGTTACGGGCGTGAAGAGGTGAAACGTAACGCGGAGATTTTCCGCGGCCAGATCATTGATGTTACTCCGTCTATTTATACCGTGCAGCTTGCTGGTACCAGCGACAAGCTTGATGCTTTCCTCGCTTCGGTAAGAGATGTGGCAAAAATCGTTGAAGTGGCTCGCTCTGGCGTCGTAGGGTTATCCCGCGGCGATAAAGTGATGCGCTAA
- the ftsL gene encoding cell division protein FtsL: MISRVTETLSKVTGSLGSNERHALPGVIGDDLLRFGKLPLCLFICIIVTAVTVVTTAHHTRLLTAQREQLVLERDALDIEWRNLILEENALGDHSRVERIATEKLQMQHVDPSQENIVVQK, from the coding sequence ATGATCAGCAGAGTGACAGAGACCCTCAGCAAAGTGACGGGATCGTTAGGAAGCAACGAGCGCCATGCCTTGCCTGGCGTGATCGGTGACGATCTTTTGCGATTTGGGAAACTGCCACTCTGCCTGTTCATCTGCATTATCGTAACGGCCGTAACGGTGGTCACCACCGCACACCACACCCGTTTGTTAACGGCGCAACGTGAACAGCTGGTACTGGAACGTGATGCGCTGGACATTGAGTGGCGAAATTTGATTCTTGAAGAAAATGCGCTCGGCGATCATAGCCGGGTTGAACGGATCGCAACGGAAAAGCTGCAGATGCAGCATGTTGATCCTTCTCAGGAAAATATCGTAGTACAAAAATAA
- the mraZ gene encoding division/cell wall cluster transcriptional repressor MraZ produces the protein MFRGATLVNLDSKGRLSVPTRYRDELNESASGQMVCTIDINHSCLLLYPLPEWEIIEQKLSRLSSMNPQERRVQRLLLGHASECQMDSAGRLLIAPVLRQHAGLTKEVMLVGQFNKFELWDETTWYQQVKDDIDAEQSDSAMLTDRLQDLSL, from the coding sequence ATGTTCCGTGGAGCGACGTTAGTCAATCTCGACAGCAAAGGGCGTTTATCGGTACCAACCCGATATCGTGATGAGCTGAATGAGAGCGCTTCTGGTCAAATGGTGTGCACCATTGACATCAACCACTCCTGCCTGCTGCTTTACCCCTTGCCTGAATGGGAAATCATTGAGCAAAAGCTGTCTCGACTGTCGAGCATGAATCCACAGGAACGCCGCGTGCAGCGTTTGTTGTTGGGGCATGCGAGTGAATGTCAGATGGACAGTGCGGGCCGATTATTGATCGCCCCGGTACTGCGGCAACATGCTGGTCTGACGAAAGAAGTGATGCTGGTCGGACAGTTCAACAAGTTTGAACTGTGGGACGAAACGACCTGGTATCAACAGGTCAAGGATGATATCGACGCTGAGCAGTCCGATTCCGCGATGTTAACGGATCGATTGCAGGATTTGTCTCTATAA
- the rsmH gene encoding 16S rRNA (cytosine(1402)-N(4))-methyltransferase RsmH: protein MMENYKHTTVLLDEAVNGLNIRPDGIYIDGTFGRGGHSRLILSQLGAEGRLLAIDRDPQAIAVAKTIDDPRFSIVHGPFSALADYVAERDLTGKIDGILLDLGVSSPQLDDAERGFSFMRDGPLDMRMDPTRGQSAAEWLLTAEEADIAWVIKTFGEERFGKRIARAIVERNRIEPMTRTKELAEVIAAAMPVKDKYKHPATRTFQAVRIWVNSELEEIEQALKSSLGVLAPGGRLSIISFHSLEDRIVKRFMREQSRGPQVPAGLPMTEEQLRKLGGRQLRALGKLMPGEEEVAENPRARSSVLRIAERTNA from the coding sequence ATGATGGAAAATTATAAACATACGACGGTGCTGTTGGACGAGGCCGTAAACGGCCTGAATATTCGTCCTGACGGCATTTATATTGATGGGACATTTGGTCGCGGCGGTCACTCGCGTCTGATTCTCTCCCAACTGGGAGCAGAAGGTCGCTTACTGGCAATCGATCGCGATCCGCAGGCTATTGCCGTGGCGAAGACCATCGATGATCCGCGCTTTTCCATCGTACATGGCCCTTTCTCTGCGTTGGCTGACTATGTCGCTGAACGCGATCTGACCGGTAAGATCGACGGTATTCTTCTCGATCTTGGCGTCTCTTCACCACAGCTTGATGACGCAGAGCGCGGCTTCTCCTTTATGCGCGATGGCCCGCTGGACATGCGTATGGATCCTACGCGCGGACAGTCTGCCGCCGAATGGTTGCTGACGGCCGAAGAGGCGGATATCGCCTGGGTGATCAAAACCTTTGGTGAAGAACGTTTTGGTAAGCGCATTGCCCGCGCCATCGTTGAGCGTAACCGTATTGAGCCGATGACCCGTACCAAAGAGCTTGCGGAAGTTATCGCAGCGGCGATGCCGGTGAAGGATAAATACAAACACCCCGCGACCCGTACATTCCAGGCGGTGCGCATCTGGGTAAACAGTGAACTGGAAGAGATAGAGCAGGCGCTAAAAAGCTCGCTCGGCGTGCTGGCCCCGGGAGGGCGGCTATCAATCATCAGTTTCCATTCGCTGGAAGACCGCATTGTGAAGCGTTTTATGCGCGAACAGAGCCGCGGTCCGCAGGTTCCGGCAGGGTTACCGATGACTGAAGAGCAACTCAGGAAACTTGGCGGCCGTCAGTTGCGTGCACTAGGCAAGTTAATGCCGGGCGAAGAAGAAGTGGCTGAAAATCCACGTGCCCGTAGTTCAGTACTGCGCATTGCAGAAAGGACGAACGCATGA